The Armatimonadota bacterium genome window below encodes:
- a CDS encoding GNAT family N-acetyltransferase, which yields MNIDFVRASEDDADDLIAVQNAAFAVDLQKYGECPAYVYDREVMLKNIRSTIFYKAMADGVTVGSIEIRKRSDSHYFLRVLSVHPDYHNRGIGSKALQFMFSEHPEASTWSLVTPKDNKRNCHLYEKAGFRCVEDRVHSDALTLACYKKET from the coding sequence ATGAATATCGATTTCGTCCGGGCATCTGAAGACGATGCCGACGATTTGATAGCTGTGCAGAATGCGGCATTTGCCGTAGACCTGCAGAAATATGGAGAATGTCCGGCATATGTATATGACCGAGAAGTGATGCTTAAAAACATACGCTCTACCATATTTTACAAGGCTATGGCGGATGGTGTGACTGTCGGAAGCATCGAGATACGCAAGCGCAGCGATTCGCATTACTTCCTGCGTGTGCTCAGTGTCCATCCCGATTATCACAACCGGGGTATAGGAAGCAAGGCGCTGCAGTTTATGTTTAGCGAGCACCCTGAGGCAAGCACATGGTCTCTCGTTACACCAAAGGACAACAAACGCAACTGCCATTTATATGAAAAAGCCGGTTTTCGTTGTGTTGAGGATCGTGTCCATTCCGATGCTTTGACTCTTGCTTGTTACAAGAAAGAAACCTGA